Proteins encoded in a region of the Devosia sp. RR2S18 genome:
- the purU gene encoding formyltetrahydrofolate deformylase produces MSSANFVLTLSCEDRPGIVAAVTTELAALNANIAESNQFWDRETGRFFMRLAFAAPQGAGRDALERALKSPIERFSMKTTLVEEARKKRIIIMVSKFDHTLLHLLYQIRVGWLDAEVAAVISNHDAARKIAEDAGIPFHLLPVTPTTKAQQEEQVMAIVKETGADLVVLARYMQVLSDNLSTRLFGRVINIHHSFLPSFKGAKPYHQAHERGVKIIGATAHYVTPDLDEGPIIEQETARVTHAMSPDDLVAAGRDIESRVLARAVKLHLESRVMLNGRKTVVFG; encoded by the coding sequence ATGTCCTCGGCCAATTTCGTCCTCACCCTGTCCTGCGAAGACCGCCCCGGCATCGTCGCCGCCGTCACAACGGAACTGGCGGCGCTCAATGCCAACATCGCTGAATCCAACCAGTTCTGGGATCGCGAGACCGGCCGCTTTTTCATGCGCCTCGCCTTTGCTGCCCCACAAGGCGCCGGCCGCGACGCCCTCGAACGCGCACTGAAGTCCCCAATTGAGCGGTTCTCCATGAAGACCACCCTGGTTGAGGAGGCGCGCAAGAAGCGCATCATTATCATGGTCTCAAAGTTCGATCACACGCTGCTGCACCTGCTCTACCAGATCCGCGTGGGTTGGCTCGACGCAGAAGTCGCCGCCGTCATCTCCAACCATGACGCGGCCAGAAAGATTGCCGAGGATGCCGGCATTCCCTTCCACCTCCTGCCCGTGACGCCGACCACCAAGGCGCAGCAAGAAGAGCAGGTCATGGCGATCGTCAAGGAGACCGGCGCCGACCTTGTCGTCTTGGCTCGCTACATGCAGGTGCTGTCGGACAATCTCTCCACGCGTCTTTTCGGGCGGGTGATCAACATTCACCACTCCTTCCTGCCCAGCTTCAAAGGAGCCAAGCCCTACCACCAGGCCCATGAGCGCGGCGTCAAGATCATCGGCGCGACCGCCCATTACGTGACACCCGATCTTGATGAAGGCCCTATCATCGAGCAGGAGACCGCCAGGGTGACCCATGCCATGAGCCCCGACGATCTGGTTGCCGCGGGCCGCGACATTGAAAGCCGCGTGCTGGCCCGCGCGGTCAAACTGCATCTGGAAAGCCGCGTCATGCTCAATGGCCGCAAGACGGTGGTCTTCGGCTAG
- a CDS encoding VOC family protein, translating into MTSFRPKTGVTPYLSVDGARDAIAFWGKAFGAIEREALPNESGDRLMHAQVEINSSPVFVADFFPDYGYPPVPPQAFNMHIHVDDAQHWWDRAVAAGCTILQPLKTEFWGDIYGQLKDPYGVTWAIGQSQVGESAS; encoded by the coding sequence ATGACGAGCTTTCGACCAAAAACCGGCGTAACACCCTATCTCAGCGTTGATGGCGCGCGGGACGCCATTGCCTTTTGGGGCAAGGCCTTCGGCGCCATTGAGCGGGAGGCACTACCCAACGAGTCCGGCGACCGCCTCATGCATGCACAAGTCGAGATCAATAGCAGCCCCGTCTTCGTCGCCGATTTCTTTCCCGACTACGGCTATCCACCGGTGCCGCCCCAGGCGTTCAACATGCATATCCATGTCGATGATGCCCAGCACTGGTGGGATCGCGCAGTGGCCGCTGGCTGCACCATTCTCCAGCCTCTCAAGACCGAGTTCTGGGGCGACATTTACGGCCAACTCAAGGACCCCTATGGCGTCACCTGGGCCATCGGCCAGTCGCAGGTTGGGGAGAGCGCATCATGA
- a CDS encoding aldo/keto reductase → MEYRYLGRSGLKVSTLTMGTMTFGGSERVGHTDQANATRQIDLCLDAGINLLDTANVYNAGVSEEMIGVALGENGRRQRTLVATKVRFPMGDGPNEGGLSRHHIIEQCKASLKRLKTDHIDLYQVHEWDGMTPIEETMEALDTLVRHGHVRYIGCSNYSGWHIMKALNAAERRGGERFVSQQIHYTLHSREAEYELLPITKDQGLGVLVWSPLGGGLLSGKYRREGGPDTGRHVGGFREPPVYDWEKLYDIIDVIVEIAEARGVSGAQIALAWLLGRPGVTSVIIGGRSEEQFRDNIAAAELKLSDEERSRLDAVSQPPLLYPYWHQSFTAQDRLGPIDRELIGPYAEEFKRG, encoded by the coding sequence ATGGAATACCGGTATCTGGGGCGTTCGGGCCTCAAAGTCTCCACCCTCACCATGGGCACGATGACGTTTGGCGGCTCGGAACGGGTGGGCCATACCGACCAAGCCAACGCCACCCGCCAGATCGACCTCTGCCTTGATGCAGGGATTAATCTGCTCGACACCGCTAATGTCTACAATGCCGGCGTTTCCGAGGAGATGATCGGCGTGGCGCTGGGCGAGAACGGGCGCCGGCAGCGGACGCTGGTCGCCACCAAGGTGCGCTTCCCCATGGGCGATGGCCCCAATGAAGGGGGCTTGTCGCGCCACCACATCATCGAGCAGTGCAAGGCCAGCCTGAAGCGGCTTAAGACTGACCATATCGACCTCTATCAGGTGCATGAGTGGGATGGCATGACTCCCATCGAGGAGACCATGGAAGCGCTCGATACGCTCGTGCGCCACGGTCACGTCCGCTATATCGGCTGCTCCAACTATTCGGGCTGGCACATCATGAAGGCGCTGAACGCGGCCGAGCGGCGCGGGGGCGAGCGCTTCGTCAGCCAGCAGATCCACTATACGCTCCATTCGCGGGAGGCTGAATACGAGCTGCTGCCCATCACCAAGGACCAGGGGCTGGGTGTGCTGGTGTGGTCGCCCCTGGGGGGTGGGCTGCTGTCGGGCAAATATCGCCGGGAAGGCGGGCCCGATACCGGGCGGCATGTCGGTGGGTTCCGGGAACCGCCGGTCTATGATTGGGAAAAGCTCTACGACATCATCGATGTGATCGTCGAAATCGCCGAAGCGCGCGGCGTGTCGGGAGCGCAAATAGCCCTCGCTTGGCTGCTAGGCCGACCCGGCGTGACCTCGGTCATCATCGGCGGGCGCAGCGAAGAGCAGTTCCGCGACAACATCGCGGCGGCCGAACTCAAGCTCAGCGATGAGGAACGGAGCCGCCTCGATGCGGTGAGCCAGCCGCCGCTGCTTTACCCCTATTGGCACCAGAGCTTCACCGCGCAGGACCGGCTGGGGCCGATCGACCGCGAGCTGATCGGCCCCTATGCCGAGGAATTCAAGCGTGGATGA
- a CDS encoding DoxX family protein: protein MTTLDLSPPARSTSNWSHRIGWVLSGLVTAFLLFDAAIKLLVIQPVIDTMNALGYPPETAQGIGVLALVCTLLYAWPRTSVLGAVLLTGLFGGAMATQLRVFNPLFSHLLFGGYLGLFVWGGLWLRDARLRALFPLRS, encoded by the coding sequence ATGACCACGCTCGACCTCAGCCCGCCTGCACGCTCAACCAGCAACTGGTCGCACCGCATCGGCTGGGTTTTGAGCGGCCTTGTCACTGCTTTCCTGCTGTTCGACGCGGCCATCAAGCTCCTCGTCATCCAGCCGGTGATCGATACCATGAACGCGCTGGGCTACCCGCCCGAAACCGCGCAAGGCATCGGGGTGCTGGCTTTGGTGTGCACGCTGCTTTACGCTTGGCCCCGCACATCGGTGCTGGGTGCGGTGCTCCTCACCGGCCTTTTCGGCGGCGCGATGGCCACGCAGTTGCGGGTGTTCAATCCGCTCTTCAGCCACCTCCTCTTCGGCGGCTATCTCGGCCTCTTCGTCTGGGGTGGGCTGTGGCTGCGAGACGCACGCCTGCGCGCCCTCTTCCCTCTTCGCTCCTAG
- a CDS encoding ABC transporter permease subunit: MRRGWFLPIAAALGFAFLYAPIVSLVIFSFNESNLVTVWSGFSTKWYGQLLQDQQLLDAAWRSLQIAFFSASIALVLGTLCAVALVRFRRFRGRTVLAGTVAAPLVMPDVITGLALLLLFVAMEATLGWPSGRGMVTIIIAHTTFCMAYVTVVVQSRLADFDGSLEEAAQDLGATPVRVFFDITLPIIAPALVSGWLLGFTLSLDDLVIASFVSGPGSSTLPMVIFSKVRLGVSPDVNALATIIIGFVALGVFAATIVQLRSRPKKARV; this comes from the coding sequence ATGCGGCGCGGCTGGTTCCTCCCCATTGCGGCAGCACTCGGCTTCGCGTTCCTCTACGCGCCGATTGTGTCGCTGGTCATCTTCTCCTTCAACGAAAGCAATCTGGTCACCGTCTGGTCCGGCTTTTCGACCAAATGGTACGGCCAGCTTCTGCAGGACCAGCAACTGCTGGACGCAGCCTGGCGAAGCCTGCAGATCGCGTTTTTCAGCGCGTCCATCGCGCTCGTGCTCGGCACACTGTGCGCCGTAGCACTGGTCCGCTTTCGCCGCTTCCGCGGTCGCACGGTGCTGGCGGGCACCGTGGCCGCCCCGCTGGTCATGCCCGATGTGATCACCGGCCTGGCGCTGCTGCTGCTCTTTGTGGCGATGGAGGCAACCCTGGGCTGGCCTTCGGGCCGCGGCATGGTCACAATCATCATCGCGCACACCACCTTCTGCATGGCCTATGTGACAGTCGTCGTGCAGTCGCGCCTCGCCGATTTCGATGGCAGTCTCGAAGAAGCCGCGCAGGATCTGGGGGCTACCCCCGTCCGCGTCTTTTTCGACATCACCTTGCCCATCATCGCACCCGCCCTTGTCTCGGGTTGGCTCCTGGGCTTCACCCTCTCGCTCGATGATCTCGTGATCGCCAGCTTCGTCTCGGGCCCGGGCTCGTCCACCCTGCCCATGGTGATCTTCTCCAAGGTCCGCCTGGGTGTTTCGCCCGATGTCAATGCGCTGGCCACCATCATCATCGGCTTTGTGGCCCTCGGCGTTTTCGCGGCCACCATCGTCCAACTGCGCTCGCGCCCCAAAAAGGCGCGGGTGTAA
- a CDS encoding fumarylacetoacetate hydrolase family protein: MPRNSSVDDFLFALPSPVTVPIARGGLFAVRRIYCVGRNYAEHIREMGNDEREPPFFFGKPADAVLVGGAPMPYPPQTADLHHEVELVVAIGKNGADIAPEDALGHVYGYAVGLDMTRRDLQATAKKTGRPWEMAKGFDHSAPIGLIEPASQIGHPERGEITLSVNGAERQRGDLADQIWNVSETIAHLSRFVALKAGDLIMTGTPAGVSAVVRGDVLEGTIAGIGSVRTTIV, from the coding sequence ATGCCGAGGAATTCAAGCGTGGATGATTTCCTCTTCGCGCTGCCCAGTCCAGTGACGGTGCCGATTGCCCGCGGCGGGCTGTTTGCGGTCCGGCGCATCTATTGCGTGGGTCGCAACTATGCCGAGCACATCCGCGAGATGGGCAATGACGAGCGGGAACCGCCATTCTTTTTCGGCAAGCCAGCTGACGCCGTGCTTGTGGGTGGTGCGCCCATGCCCTACCCGCCGCAGACGGCCGACCTGCACCACGAGGTTGAGCTGGTGGTCGCGATTGGCAAGAACGGCGCAGACATTGCGCCTGAAGATGCCCTTGGCCACGTCTACGGTTACGCGGTTGGGCTGGACATGACGCGCCGAGATCTGCAGGCCACCGCGAAGAAAACGGGACGTCCATGGGAGATGGCCAAGGGGTTCGACCATTCGGCGCCGATTGGGCTGATCGAACCGGCAAGCCAGATTGGCCATCCCGAGCGCGGTGAGATCACGCTGTCGGTAAACGGCGCTGAGCGGCAGCGGGGCGATCTGGCCGACCAGATCTGGAACGTATCGGAGACCATTGCCCATCTGTCGCGCTTCGTGGCGCTGAAGGCCGGCGATCTTATCATGACCGGGACGCCCGCTGGGGTGAGCGCAGTGGTGCGGGGCGATGTGCTGGAAGGCACCATCGCTGGCATTGGCTCCGTGCGGACGACAATCGTCTGA
- a CDS encoding ABC transporter permease subunit, whose translation MSSFDAEHPAPPRRRPWNMVERGLTAIGLSGKALVIAAPALWLAIFFLVPLAVVFGISLTLKQFGRPPYTPLLTTEEGTVQLTLHLNNYILLFTDSLYVAAYLSSIRIALISTIITLCIGYPMAYAIARSPDRWRNILLMLVILPFWTSFLLRVYALSGFMRGNGVINQFLGLFGVEPLVMMQTDFAVYVGIVYTYLPFMILPLYTNLVKLDGSLLEASADLGARPVRTFLSVTLPLSMPGIIAGSMLVFIPAIGEFVIPSLLGGPSTLMIGRVLWDEFFANTNWPRAAAVAIAMLIVVVVPIMLLQRAQDAVVER comes from the coding sequence ATGAGCAGTTTCGACGCCGAACACCCCGCGCCACCGCGTCGCCGCCCCTGGAACATGGTCGAGCGCGGGCTTACGGCCATTGGTCTCTCCGGCAAGGCGCTGGTCATCGCCGCGCCGGCGCTGTGGTTGGCGATCTTCTTTCTGGTGCCGCTTGCCGTGGTCTTCGGCATTTCCCTGACCCTTAAGCAGTTCGGCCGCCCCCCTTACACGCCCCTCCTCACTACCGAGGAAGGCACGGTGCAGCTTACCCTGCACCTCAACAACTACATCCTGCTGTTCACCGACAGCCTCTATGTCGCCGCCTATCTCTCTTCGATCCGCATCGCGCTGATCTCCACCATCATCACGCTGTGCATTGGCTATCCCATGGCCTATGCCATCGCGCGCTCGCCCGATCGCTGGCGCAACATTCTGCTCATGCTGGTTATCCTGCCGTTCTGGACCTCGTTCCTTCTGCGCGTCTATGCCCTCAGCGGCTTCATGCGCGGCAACGGCGTCATCAACCAGTTCCTCGGCCTCTTCGGCGTCGAGCCCTTGGTGATGATGCAGACCGATTTCGCCGTCTATGTCGGCATCGTCTACACCTATCTCCCCTTCATGATCCTGCCGCTCTACACCAATCTGGTGAAGCTCGACGGTTCGCTTCTCGAGGCCTCGGCCGATCTGGGCGCTAGGCCCGTGCGCACCTTCCTCTCGGTAACCCTGCCGCTCTCCATGCCCGGCATCATTGCCGGCTCCATGCTGGTCTTCATCCCGGCTATCGGCGAGTTCGTCATTCCCTCGCTCCTGGGCGGCCCTTCTACCCTGATGATCGGCCGTGTGCTGTGGGACGAGTTCTTTGCCAACACCAATTGGCCGCGCGCCGCCGCCGTCGCTATCGCCATGCTGATTGTCGTCGTGGTGCCCATCATGCTGCTGCAGCGGGCACAAGACGCCGTGGTGGAGCGTTAA
- a CDS encoding EamA family transporter, producing MRQPSVPFSVALVTLGMVATQTGASFAKGLFPLVGAPGATALRLTLAALVLVIAFRPWRKRLDRRQWRAVLLYGGAMGAMNLFFYAALATIPLGVAVALEFTGPLAVALAGARKPADFIWIALAVIGFVILLPIGEGTTGLDPWGVLLALCAGACWAGYIIFGQRAGTGGGPHIAALGVGAAAILALPFGIATAGTSLLDPAILPIALAVALLSSAIPYALDMVALPHIPARLFGILMSAQPAFAALSGLVILGEALSNWQVLGIFAIVAASLGATATIARTTPPPVA from the coding sequence GTGCGGCAGCCAAGTGTTCCCTTTTCCGTCGCCCTAGTCACCCTGGGCATGGTCGCCACGCAAACCGGCGCCTCCTTTGCCAAAGGCCTGTTCCCGCTGGTTGGCGCTCCCGGCGCTACCGCACTGCGGCTGACCCTGGCCGCGCTGGTCCTGGTCATTGCCTTCCGGCCCTGGCGCAAGCGGCTTGATCGGCGGCAATGGCGCGCTGTCCTGCTTTATGGCGGCGCCATGGGAGCGATGAACCTCTTCTTTTATGCCGCGCTGGCTACCATCCCTCTTGGTGTCGCCGTGGCGCTGGAATTCACCGGCCCCCTGGCTGTGGCCCTGGCTGGCGCCCGCAAGCCTGCCGATTTCATCTGGATCGCCTTGGCGGTGATCGGCTTTGTCATTCTCCTCCCCATCGGGGAGGGCACCACGGGCCTTGATCCCTGGGGCGTGCTCCTTGCCCTCTGCGCCGGCGCCTGCTGGGCGGGCTACATCATCTTCGGCCAGCGCGCCGGCACCGGTGGCGGACCCCACATTGCCGCGCTTGGCGTGGGCGCTGCTGCAATCCTGGCTTTGCCCTTCGGCATTGCCACCGCTGGCACCAGCCTGCTTGATCCCGCCATCCTGCCGATCGCCCTTGCCGTCGCACTGCTCTCAAGCGCTATCCCCTACGCGCTCGACATGGTGGCACTGCCCCATATTCCCGCGCGGCTCTTTGGCATTCTCATGAGCGCGCAGCCAGCCTTTGCAGCACTGTCCGGGCTCGTCATTTTGGGCGAGGCGCTGTCAAACTGGCAGGTGCTTGGCATCTTTGCCATTGTCGCGGCGTCGCTCGGCGCTACCGCCACCATTGCCCGCACAACCCCACCACCGGTCGCCTGA
- a CDS encoding ABC transporter ATP-binding protein yields MAKKPQIAIDTRPWRDPNAKPFVRIKNVTKKFGDVFAVSDVSLDIFKGELFCLLGGSGSGKSTLLRMLAGFEEPTSGTIEIDGQDMTGVAPYNRPVNMMFQSYALFPHMNVEQNIAYGLKRDHLPKGEIADRVAELLTLVKLQDYGKRRPDQLSGGQRQRVALARSLAKRPKLLLLDEPLGALDKKLREETQFELVKIQESLGVTFIVVTHDQEEAMTLATRIGVMNYGEIAMIGEPTDIYEYPNSRFVAGFIGSVNMVEGFVVEDEPDHVRIRSSELGCDIFVGHGVDCAPDQVLWWAIRPEKMLLTRERPLNIREANITKGMVEEIGYLGDMSVYQIVLDSGKRLRVTQTNTVRGNPDAITWDEQVYVSWGDTSGAVLTS; encoded by the coding sequence ATGGCCAAGAAGCCTCAGATCGCCATCGACACCCGTCCCTGGCGAGACCCGAACGCCAAGCCGTTCGTCCGCATCAAGAACGTCACCAAGAAATTTGGTGACGTTTTCGCTGTCTCGGACGTGTCGCTCGACATCTTCAAAGGCGAATTGTTCTGCCTGCTCGGTGGCTCGGGCTCGGGCAAATCGACCCTCTTGCGCATGCTGGCCGGGTTCGAGGAGCCAACCTCCGGCACCATCGAGATCGACGGCCAGGATATGACCGGCGTAGCTCCGTATAATCGTCCGGTTAACATGATGTTCCAGAGCTATGCGCTGTTCCCACACATGAATGTGGAACAGAACATCGCCTATGGCCTCAAGCGCGACCATCTGCCCAAGGGCGAGATCGCCGACCGCGTCGCCGAGCTCCTCACCCTCGTCAAGCTCCAGGACTATGGCAAGCGCCGCCCCGACCAGCTCTCGGGTGGCCAGCGCCAACGTGTTGCCCTCGCCCGCTCCCTCGCCAAGCGGCCCAAGCTGCTGCTGCTCGACGAACCCCTTGGCGCGCTCGACAAGAAGCTGCGCGAGGAAACCCAGTTCGAGCTGGTCAAGATCCAAGAATCTTTGGGGGTCACCTTCATTGTCGTGACGCACGATCAGGAAGAGGCGATGACCCTCGCCACTCGCATCGGCGTCATGAACTATGGCGAGATCGCCATGATCGGCGAGCCCACTGACATCTACGAATACCCTAATTCTCGCTTCGTCGCCGGCTTCATTGGCTCGGTCAACATGGTTGAAGGCTTCGTCGTGGAAGATGAGCCCGACCATGTACGCATCCGCTCGAGCGAACTGGGATGCGACATCTTCGTGGGCCATGGCGTCGACTGCGCGCCCGATCAGGTCCTTTGGTGGGCCATCCGCCCCGAAAAAATGCTCCTCACCCGCGAGCGCCCCCTCAACATCCGGGAAGCCAACATCACCAAGGGCATGGTGGAGGAGATCGGCTATCTCGGCGATATGAGCGTCTACCAAATCGTGCTCGATAGCGGCAAACGCCTGCGGGTCACCCAAACCAACACGGTGCGCGGCAATCCCGATGCCATCACCTGGGACGAGCAGGTCTATGTCTCCTGGGGCGATACCTCCGGAGCGGTACTGACCTCATGA
- a CDS encoding YciI family protein: MLYAILCYNDEKHVGTWTKQEDDACMARLGLVQDAMRAKGKLGPVVRLNPTTSATTLRKTSGEPIIMDGPFAETKEQFLGFYVADCDTLDEAIAFAKDLAKANPDGGSYEIRPLSIYFPGEPKGAKAGPQEKTSEAV, encoded by the coding sequence ATGCTCTACGCCATTTTATGTTACAATGATGAGAAGCACGTCGGCACCTGGACCAAGCAAGAGGACGACGCCTGCATGGCGCGGCTCGGCCTGGTGCAGGATGCCATGCGCGCCAAGGGCAAGCTCGGCCCCGTCGTGCGGCTCAATCCCACCACCAGCGCCACGACCTTGCGTAAAACTTCGGGCGAGCCGATCATCATGGACGGTCCGTTCGCCGAGACCAAGGAGCAGTTCCTGGGTTTCTATGTCGCCGATTGCGACACGCTGGACGAGGCCATCGCCTTCGCCAAGGACCTCGCCAAGGCCAATCCCGATGGCGGCTCCTACGAAATCCGACCGCTCTCGATCTATTTCCCGGGGGAGCCCAAAGGCGCCAAGGCGGGTCCACAGGAAAAAACCTCCGAAGCTGTCTGA
- a CDS encoding RrF2 family transcriptional regulator gives MISQKAKYALRALVSLARIGRGETMMIGEISRTQAIPKKFLEQILLELKRAGYVGSRRGRAGGYELVVAPEHIMYGEVLRLIDGPIAPLPCLSKIAYRKCEDCKDEAACEIRHVFERVTLATRAVLDRTSLADSLHLEDLPVDAA, from the coding sequence ATGATCTCACAAAAGGCCAAATATGCGCTGCGGGCGCTGGTTTCTCTGGCCCGGATCGGGCGAGGCGAAACCATGATGATCGGCGAGATCTCCCGGACCCAGGCTATCCCCAAGAAGTTCCTCGAGCAGATTTTACTCGAGCTCAAGCGGGCTGGCTATGTGGGCAGTCGTCGGGGACGGGCCGGGGGTTATGAACTGGTGGTGGCGCCCGAGCACATCATGTATGGCGAGGTGCTGCGCCTGATCGACGGCCCGATTGCGCCGCTGCCCTGCCTTTCAAAGATCGCCTATCGCAAGTGCGAAGACTGTAAGGACGAGGCCGCCTGCGAAATCCGCCATGTGTTCGAGCGCGTGACGCTAGCGACGCGGGCCGTGTTGGACCGCACGAGCCTGGCTGACTCGCTTCATCTCGAAGACCTGCCGGTGGATGCTGCCTGA
- a CDS encoding ATP-dependent DNA helicase gives MPVWSPQQDEALVAVSRWLKDRNGPQVFRLFGWAGTGKSTLAVHLAQDVKSVKYAAFTGKAALVMRRRGCKGAQTIHSLIYTLVSEKEGEPRFVLDDESPAADADLIVIDEVSMVDEQLGKDLLSFGTKVLVLGDPFQLPPVQGAGFFTADEPDVMLTEIHRQAADNPIIRLSMDVREGGYLERGSYGDSLVVSRESVDRDAVLQADQVLVGRNKTRLQYNDRLRELRGLPFHEPVVGDRMVCLRNNPRKKLLNGQIWIVTEVTRRSNGKFSLLLADDEGKGETRVLTHKAFFSGEEDAMSWPERRQFDEFTFGYCLTVHKAQGSQWDNVYLFDESFVFREERARWLYTGITRAAERITVVS, from the coding sequence ATGCCCGTCTGGTCACCGCAACAGGACGAGGCGCTGGTCGCCGTCTCGCGCTGGCTCAAGGATCGCAATGGCCCGCAGGTATTTCGCCTCTTCGGTTGGGCGGGGACGGGCAAGTCGACCCTGGCGGTGCATCTGGCGCAGGACGTCAAAAGCGTCAAATATGCCGCGTTCACCGGCAAGGCGGCGCTAGTGATGCGCCGGCGTGGGTGCAAGGGCGCCCAGACCATCCATTCGCTGATCTATACGCTGGTGAGCGAAAAGGAGGGCGAGCCACGCTTCGTGCTCGATGACGAGTCACCCGCGGCCGACGCCGATCTCATCGTCATCGACGAGGTCTCGATGGTGGACGAGCAACTCGGCAAGGACCTCCTGTCCTTCGGCACCAAGGTGCTGGTGCTGGGTGACCCGTTCCAACTACCGCCAGTGCAGGGGGCGGGATTTTTTACGGCTGACGAGCCGGACGTGATGCTGACCGAAATCCACCGGCAGGCAGCCGACAATCCAATCATTCGCCTTTCCATGGATGTGCGGGAGGGTGGCTATCTCGAGCGCGGCAGCTATGGGGATTCCCTGGTGGTCAGCCGCGAGAGCGTGGATCGGGATGCGGTGCTGCAGGCCGACCAGGTGCTGGTGGGGCGCAACAAGACACGCCTGCAATATAACGACCGGCTGCGTGAGCTGCGGGGCCTGCCGTTCCATGAGCCGGTGGTGGGTGACCGCATGGTTTGCCTCCGCAACAATCCGCGCAAGAAGCTGTTGAATGGGCAGATCTGGATCGTCACCGAGGTGACGCGGCGCAGCAATGGCAAGTTCTCGCTGCTCTTGGCCGACGACGAAGGCAAGGGCGAGACGCGCGTCCTCACGCACAAGGCGTTCTTCTCGGGTGAAGAAGACGCCATGAGCTGGCCCGAGCGACGGCAGTTCGACGAGTTCACCTTCGGCTATTGCCTCACCGTGCACAAAGCGCAGGGCAGCCAATGGGACAATGTCTATCTGTTCGACGAGAGCTTCGTGTTCCGCGAGGAGCGGGCGCGCTGGCTCTATACCGGCATCACCCGCGCGGCCGAGCGGATCACGGTCGTTTCCTAG